One genomic segment of Cyanobacteria bacterium GSL.Bin1 includes these proteins:
- a CDS encoding translation initiation factor IF-3, with product MKNKKRNRQLPQINENIRFPKIRVIDSEGEQLGILTPDEAQKIAEDRDLDLVLVSDKADPPVCRIMDYGKYKYEQERRAREAKKKQHNAEVKEVKMRYKIDEHDYEVRVNQAKRFLKGGDKVKATINFRGREIQHIDLAKDLLERMAADLKETAEIQQSPKREGRNMIMLLSPKKE from the coding sequence GTGAAGAATAAAAAACGCAACCGCCAGCTTCCCCAAATCAACGAAAATATTCGTTTTCCGAAAATTCGCGTCATTGACAGCGAAGGAGAACAACTCGGAATTCTCACCCCTGACGAAGCTCAAAAAATTGCTGAAGACCGAGATCTTGACTTGGTTCTGGTCAGTGACAAAGCAGATCCGCCGGTTTGCCGAATCATGGACTATGGCAAGTATAAGTACGAGCAGGAACGTCGAGCCAGGGAAGCGAAAAAGAAACAACACAACGCCGAAGTTAAGGAAGTTAAAATGCGGTATAAAATTGACGAGCATGACTATGAAGTGCGGGTCAACCAAGCTAAGCGCTTCCTGAAAGGAGGAGATAAAGTTAAAGCGACAATCAACTTCCGTGGCAGAGAAATTCAACACATTGATCTGGCCAAAGACTTATTAGAACGAATGGCTGCAGACCTCAAAGAAACCGCAGAAATTCAGCAGTCCCCAAAACGAGAAGGTCGCAACATGATTATGTTATTGTCACCGAAGAAAGAATAA
- a CDS encoding alpha/beta fold hydrolase, producing MSKQTKVDLGRQRDWVWRGWQIRYTYLRSRSPQGHHNPPILLVHGFGAAIAHWRYNLSHLSETHTVYALDLLGFGASRKAVAQYSMEFWAEQLYQFWRTLIGSPAILIGNSLGSLVSLTAAAYYPKMAQGLILINLPDVSIRSEMFPPPLQKVVSGIESIFSAPWLLRGLFPILRSRSVIRRWAKIAYPKVATLDEELVDILTTPPQDEFAADAFVALVKSALHPRFGTAVKELLPNLKIPILLLWGEQDQMVPPKLARSFVNLNPDLELVMLPRVGHCLHDECPDQFHETISPWLVAVSSGSTVKQP from the coding sequence ATGAGTAAGCAAACAAAAGTAGATTTGGGAAGACAACGCGATTGGGTTTGGCGAGGTTGGCAAATTCGCTATACTTACTTACGATCGCGCTCCCCGCAAGGACATCATAATCCGCCTATTCTCCTGGTTCACGGATTTGGCGCCGCGATCGCGCACTGGCGCTATAATCTTTCCCATCTCAGTGAAACCCATACGGTTTATGCTTTAGACTTATTAGGCTTTGGGGCATCTCGCAAAGCCGTTGCCCAATATAGTATGGAGTTTTGGGCGGAACAACTGTATCAATTCTGGCGAACACTCATTGGTTCCCCAGCGATTTTAATTGGCAATTCTTTGGGGTCACTGGTCAGTTTAACGGCCGCTGCCTACTATCCAAAAATGGCACAGGGGCTGATTTTGATTAATTTACCCGATGTTTCCATTCGTTCGGAGATGTTCCCGCCACCCCTGCAAAAAGTTGTCAGCGGGATTGAATCGATCTTTAGTGCCCCTTGGCTGTTACGGGGGTTATTCCCGATTTTACGATCGCGCTCGGTGATCCGCCGTTGGGCAAAAATTGCCTATCCGAAAGTGGCAACCTTAGATGAGGAATTAGTCGATATTTTAACCACTCCCCCTCAAGATGAATTTGCAGCAGATGCCTTTGTTGCGCTTGTGAAGTCGGCATTACATCCCCGTTTTGGCACTGCTGTCAAAGAATTGTTACCCAATTTAAAGATTCCCATCCTCTTACTGTGGGGAGAACAAGATCAGATGGTTCCGCCAAAACTAGCGCGCTCATTTGTTAATCTCAATCCTGATTTGGAATTAGTAATGCTGCCGCGAGTGGGTCATTGTCTCCATGACGAATGTCCTGACCAATTTCATGAAACCATATCACCTTGGTTAGTGGCAGTTTCCTCAGGAAGCACGGTTAAACAGCCTTGA
- a CDS encoding LmeA family phospholipid-binding protein: MMIWKKSYFLTAILTPALKVWLNSQLETVQGLQLHLTSSDQQLLRGIIPQIFLESDFAIYQGLQFDEISLTAEQICVNVSSVFKGQPLQLLNPIPLSGNIRITKTHLNHSLASPLLQSGVKDLLSLLLKTDAIPALHWEKITLDHNQFILEGKQSFFPFVPIKLQAEVTLNSPQHLLISPVKLEGIHSEESIAPVEFNLGSQVHLKTLNLTQEAVFLQGCLTVLPEETATNQGDMVS, from the coding sequence ATGATGATCTGGAAAAAAAGTTATTTTCTGACCGCCATTTTGACCCCGGCTTTAAAAGTGTGGCTCAATTCACAATTAGAAACTGTGCAAGGTTTGCAATTACACTTGACAAGTAGTGATCAGCAATTATTAAGAGGAATTATTCCGCAAATTTTCTTAGAAAGTGATTTTGCCATTTATCAGGGATTGCAGTTCGATGAAATTTCTCTCACTGCCGAACAAATTTGTGTCAATGTGAGTAGTGTCTTCAAAGGGCAACCCCTACAATTGCTCAATCCGATTCCGCTTTCCGGCAATATCCGCATTACGAAAACTCATCTTAATCACTCCTTGGCTTCTCCTCTTCTCCAGTCCGGGGTGAAAGATTTACTGTCTTTACTGCTCAAAACTGATGCTATTCCTGCTTTGCATTGGGAAAAAATTACGTTGGATCACAATCAATTTATCCTCGAAGGAAAACAATCTTTCTTTCCTTTTGTTCCCATAAAACTTCAAGCAGAAGTCACCCTCAATAGTCCTCAACATTTATTAATTTCTCCAGTCAAATTAGAAGGAATTCATTCAGAAGAAAGCATTGCACCAGTTGAGTTTAATTTAGGGTCACAAGTCCATTTAAAAACGCTGAATTTAACCCAAGAAGCAGTCTTTCTTCAAGGCTGTTTAACCGTGCTTCCTGAGGAAACTGCCACTAACCAAGGTGATATGGTTTCATGA